A region from the Caldicellulosiruptor naganoensis genome encodes:
- a CDS encoding dehydroquinate synthase/iron-containing alcohol dehydrogenase family protein, producing the protein MKIFWENPYEELLEYLEKNSYKSPLIICDKNTYNVCGNKIHKLIKNTGIECRVVCFDSENLVADEYAIGRVLFETSNNDILRWSGKWNNLRYNTIYSL; encoded by the coding sequence ATGAAAATTTTTTGGGAGAATCCTTATGAAGAACTTTTAGAGTACTTAGAGAAAAATTCATACAAATCTCCGTTGATTATATGTGATAAGAATACATATAATGTTTGTGGAAATAAAATTCATAAACTAATAAAAAATACAGGGATTGAATGCAGGGTAGTATGTTTTGATAGTGAAAATTTAGTTGCTGATGAATATGCAATTGGCAGGGTATTGTTTGAGACAAGCAACAATGATATTCTTCGTTGGAGTGGGAAGTGGAACAATCTCAGATATAACACGATATACAGCCTATAA
- the thrS gene encoding threonine--tRNA ligase yields the protein MEKVKVTLPDGKVIEVEKSTCALDLVKSISMKLYKEAVACKINGILKDLWTKLDEDCSFEVITFSSDEGKKVYWHTTSHILAQAVKRIFGDKVKLGIGPAIDNGFYYDFDVDESITMELLGKIEEEMQKIIKEDLKIERFELTRDEAIKFMQERGENYKVELINDIPEDETISFYRQGEFVDLCTGPHLPSTGRVRAFKLLSVAGAYWRGNSKNKMLQRVYGVSYEKKSQLDEHLSMLEEAKKRDHRKLGRELDLFDIFDEGPGFPFFLPKGMIIRNILEDFWREEHKKRGYQEIKTPIMLTKDLWIQSGHWDHYKENMYFTKIDDQEFAIKPMNCPGSILVYKRKQHSYRELPQRLCELGLVHRYELSGVLHGLMRVRCFTQDDAHIFMLPSQIKDEIKGVIELIDYFYSVFGFKYHVELSTRPENSMGTDEQWNMAETALKEALEEVGINYKINEGDGAFYGPKIDFHLEDSLKRTWQCATIQLDFQMPERFDLYYIGEDGAKHRPVMLHRVVFGSIERFIAILTEHFAGAFPVWLAPTQIRVIPVSDNFNDYAAKISQTLKENGFRVEEDYRSETVGYKIRDAQLQKIPYMVIVGEKEQKNNTIAVRDRRKGDLGAFTIEEFIKLVREKVETKAIE from the coding sequence ATGGAAAAAGTAAAAGTTACTCTTCCGGATGGTAAAGTAATTGAAGTTGAAAAGTCGACTTGTGCTTTAGATTTAGTAAAATCGATTAGCATGAAACTTTACAAAGAGGCAGTGGCGTGCAAGATAAATGGAATTTTAAAAGATTTGTGGACAAAGCTGGATGAGGATTGTAGTTTTGAAGTCATTACATTTTCAAGCGATGAAGGAAAAAAAGTGTACTGGCACACAACTTCACACATCTTAGCCCAGGCAGTCAAAAGGATTTTTGGTGACAAAGTCAAGCTTGGTATTGGACCTGCTATTGACAATGGTTTTTATTATGACTTTGATGTTGACGAGTCTATTACAATGGAGCTTTTGGGAAAGATTGAGGAAGAGATGCAAAAAATAATAAAAGAAGACTTAAAGATTGAAAGATTTGAACTCACAAGAGATGAGGCAATCAAGTTTATGCAGGAGAGGGGAGAAAATTATAAAGTTGAGCTTATAAATGACATTCCAGAGGATGAAACTATATCTTTTTACAGGCAAGGTGAATTTGTTGACCTTTGCACAGGACCCCATCTTCCTTCAACAGGGAGAGTGAGGGCATTCAAACTACTTTCTGTGGCAGGTGCGTATTGGCGCGGAAATTCTAAAAATAAGATGCTTCAAAGAGTTTATGGAGTATCATACGAGAAAAAATCGCAACTTGATGAACACCTTTCAATGCTTGAAGAAGCAAAGAAAAGAGATCATAGAAAGCTTGGAAGAGAACTTGATTTATTTGACATATTTGACGAAGGACCAGGATTTCCTTTCTTTTTGCCAAAAGGGATGATTATAAGGAACATATTAGAGGATTTTTGGAGAGAGGAACATAAAAAAAGAGGTTATCAGGAAATAAAAACTCCTATAATGTTGACAAAAGACCTTTGGATTCAGTCAGGACATTGGGATCATTATAAAGAAAATATGTATTTTACCAAAATAGATGATCAGGAATTTGCAATAAAGCCTATGAACTGTCCAGGTAGTATATTGGTGTATAAGAGAAAGCAACATTCATATAGGGAACTTCCTCAGCGTTTGTGTGAACTTGGGCTTGTTCACAGGTATGAGCTATCTGGTGTATTGCATGGTCTTATGAGAGTAAGATGCTTTACACAAGACGATGCTCATATATTCATGTTACCTTCACAGATAAAAGATGAAATAAAAGGTGTAATTGAGCTTATTGACTATTTTTATAGTGTGTTTGGTTTCAAATATCATGTTGAACTTTCAACAAGGCCCGAAAATTCAATGGGAACAGATGAGCAATGGAATATGGCTGAAACTGCCCTTAAAGAAGCTTTAGAGGAAGTAGGTATAAATTACAAAATAAATGAAGGTGACGGAGCTTTTTATGGACCCAAAATTGATTTTCATCTTGAAGATAGTTTGAAAAGAACATGGCAGTGTGCAACAATTCAACTTGATTTTCAAATGCCAGAAAGGTTTGACTTATATTATATAGGTGAAGATGGTGCAAAACATAGGCCGGTAATGTTACACAGAGTTGTCTTTGGCAGTATAGAGAGGTTTATTGCAATACTTACTGAACACTTTGCTGGTGCATTTCCGGTATGGTTAGCACCAACTCAAATAAGAGTAATACCAGTATCTGATAATTTCAATGATTATGCAGCAAAAATATCCCAAACACTAAAGGAAAATGGATTCAGAGTTGAAGAAGACTACAGATCAGAAACTGTAGGATATAAAATAAGAGATGCCCAATTACAAAAAATACCATATATGGTGATTGTTGGTGAAAAAGAACAAAAAAATAATACGATAGCAGTGAGAGATAGGAGGAAAGGTGATTTAGGGGCTTTTACTATTGAGGAGTTTATTAAGTTAGTTAGAGAAAAAGTTGAAACAAAGGCGATAGAATAG
- a CDS encoding tetratricopeptide repeat protein, whose amino-acid sequence MVKGKVVNLHPTSSRFFRIGIKHYEKGEIDLAIERLKRALELDSKNIEIKFNLAGLLAQVGDFENSNRLLQELAQDNPEFYDSLFGLGCNFFEMGKLKEAKHFLKRYLQLSNNKEFKEAAEDLLDFIETQQEFEKEQREMEKLTKLLERGNFLLENGRYEDAVKYFKMILSKDDTIFAARNNLSLAYFYMGEIEKAIQEAKKVLEVDKYNVYANCNLAFFYSTIGKTKELRKQLKTILDLKTYDYKDKIKVLDTLIKLNQHAAIAERAAELFEITKEPYFKHIQAISLYNTRQYIKAKKIWQELKRSYNMPEIKIDYFLKKVDNVIKTFKKDTIDYFETGSEAISLSEEKEFRKQLQKHIDLYFSQTFEENANKIVDIITKNVKLNDKEKNDVYRLLSTLPLERKRLNLAAIAAVVYYVYKKYLCGQKVNQKDIAGHFGISQTVFSRWFKEFKGLLLGEDV is encoded by the coding sequence ATGGTGAAAGGTAAGGTTGTGAATTTGCATCCTACATCATCAAGGTTTTTTAGGATAGGAATTAAACATTATGAAAAAGGTGAGATAGATCTTGCCATTGAAAGGCTGAAAAGAGCGCTTGAGCTTGATAGTAAGAATATTGAGATAAAATTCAACTTGGCAGGACTTTTAGCCCAGGTGGGAGACTTTGAAAATTCAAATAGGCTTTTGCAAGAACTTGCTCAAGACAATCCTGAGTTTTACGATTCACTTTTTGGACTTGGTTGTAATTTCTTTGAGATGGGCAAGCTAAAAGAAGCAAAACATTTTTTAAAAAGGTACCTTCAACTTAGCAATAACAAGGAATTTAAGGAAGCAGCAGAGGACCTCCTTGACTTTATAGAGACTCAACAGGAATTTGAAAAAGAACAAAGAGAGATGGAGAAACTTACAAAACTTTTAGAAAGAGGTAATTTTCTTTTAGAAAATGGTCGATATGAAGATGCTGTAAAATATTTTAAGATGATATTGTCCAAAGACGATACAATCTTTGCTGCAAGAAATAATTTGTCACTTGCTTATTTTTATATGGGGGAGATTGAAAAAGCAATACAGGAAGCAAAAAAGGTTTTAGAAGTTGATAAATACAATGTGTATGCAAATTGCAATTTAGCATTTTTTTACAGCACAATTGGCAAAACAAAAGAGCTTAGAAAACAGCTGAAAACAATATTGGACCTTAAGACGTACGACTATAAAGACAAGATTAAAGTGTTAGACACATTGATAAAATTAAACCAACATGCTGCAATTGCTGAGAGGGCAGCAGAGCTTTTTGAAATTACAAAAGAGCCTTATTTTAAGCATATCCAGGCTATCAGTTTGTACAATACACGGCAGTATATAAAAGCCAAAAAGATATGGCAAGAGCTGAAAAGAAGTTATAATATGCCTGAGATAAAGATTGACTACTTTCTAAAGAAAGTTGATAATGTGATAAAGACCTTTAAAAAGGACACAATAGACTATTTTGAAACAGGTAGTGAAGCTATATCACTATCCGAAGAAAAAGAGTTTAGAAAACAACTTCAAAAACACATTGACTTGTACTTTTCTCAGACATTTGAAGAAAATGCAAACAAAATAGTGGATATTATAACCAAAAATGTAAAGTTAAATGATAAGGAGAAAAATGACGTTTATAGACTTCTAAGTACTCTTCCGCTTGAGAGAAAAAGACTAAACCTTGCTGCAATTGCGGCAGTTGTCTATTACGTGTACAAAAAATACCTTTGCGGGCAAAAAGTAAATCAGAAAGATATAGCAGGACATTTTGGTATTTCTCAGACAGTTTTCTCAAGATGGTTTAAGGAATTCAAGGGACTTTTATTAGGAGAAGATGTATAA